A stretch of the Ostrea edulis chromosome 9, xbOstEdul1.1, whole genome shotgun sequence genome encodes the following:
- the LOC125658787 gene encoding uncharacterized protein LOC125658787 — MSKELPAPNPSELDPPVQPKVAKDLAGNYVYYLPDKSTTEATGTAASSTVNYSLSAPVATTHCMEQVITLSPVKGGAANVVTINSGNILGRIDADTLNSLNQLLDEVPENQDSSMKTLKEKLNTEDVLTVESASYNSNPLVGSVSVMSSSAGMQTSIPLPVVSSSTSSVKPSTRDISVSSNSLGVVNPVGSLSVTELPSITQSVNQSNPSMVSADFSNNQNGIGTELLSITQSVNLSAVPPEIDKIELGHNQESFPVQTKNSVFSVPSSLTSSILNSVSVSQTIDQSLVLESPGTSVNNLTTEALIVPRDFSEPQHQSTISQLSAHQSVLQNTILPPFHSIQSNVALSTYQPVEVFSTPSSQYQQSIMSTPKQVPQVDRNADQRLSYVDLNQSTGDSVQPPVFQPDGRCVVPQILTDVNMNNIQLQHTGIPTMYSGVDQVTVRDSTDTLSEQNKFMSQSVQTYSRNGYSHHVGLPLQSVSNPGPLYNVNTVPSTPPRHSQAYSSNLSQSLIPVLSPARNTYRTSLYKSSSNGSFYRSGNFLSSTAPNPGHQSLQRHSQPFFSPRPPSATQTYGSDNYTMYFQGDVSQTSMAKSEPSSGPNIPRKLMPKRQMLQVKKHVSMYWPDFSNYPEVCSCDKIEMGSEIHIEQIWLHMQQMYYLPQIHILVIGCDEFVGILRGKKYYISVREVMIRLIPKFQKEVQSYLSDMKCEMDFMTLEELAYLKQRGCIDSDIHDIISLGSLRELCRCLLNRHSRLDSETNKLTEAATGIYYRKILEKHTRCSKCGGAVKCCDNLDRYEAIDCPVGITYKEQKMALLQREVIESAFGRKTSLNRRNPQQTAIESERIHVGRLLVGGTQFNTFKIKDKCFISLKELVNFKFSTLQVLQSRLVNLQSRPRPAPSCVDKYFIKKNIAVYNTLWIDTVIVRCMCCLGQQKTQMPLQKYFKFGDYEDVWDKEIHGLDDCDVNGVVFTLNPNTVTISNKRFIQRINRSGPVSHRETITAGPGKKIEVKPSTTTMRALPETVVRTPNGTVKFATRPAYREYQCKSRGPNLKKMKICERNLMANENRSNDEESLVKMSGIERDANLVCSSFGQNLTDQMRGLTKLSPEMDNTTEESILEIAAREAMLMPEYLNDSDGLEYPTSVDSVIQAIGMEDGLPSEEFVIQEIEEGGLNLFDGVLSSSICGESGSKFDDNFTDRQTDKNQMLLVSPKKSSPFNQRTITHSAKTEDLPEMKRTEIRKKRVPKRYEEFFQNSIHTVLQSKNEKRKGNGSCTTIKHNGKTSKQRNKGTKSQQDVQTLVSRNGVVNPDKMESRILNVIKHSEIEGITKKNQEEASVNPVANHKINVKDGDSNSKEMHLSENLCGSQQSQNLDLSATQCAVAPSEKVNASEGENVHCEEIRPIELMNSKENSPEVVIENNIESLCSPIKKLDNASNTASPNGSSSSPLSDEVKSSRFKRVYDKVAALESSEDEYRILHMLATVAEVMTESGDEQCNQSTGSGGQHEESCDLHTEIISDKCDNEDTNHVKSLDFMGKVPTDSSNSDASLTIQSDNVTEKEISSDDKESRSCDRDDQSGARTGLTDVEVDPVKDTGDSKNSIPELYSTLISDEELSDVPPRVLPGFGPGTDLWERLSKFISSVNRYVDVIQSQREPGIQSSRIRFLKGAEQAFPGLYGYNEIQRRKGFAVLLNRILYHQDELLKQGLEDTVDKSGLEKRSAPKNSSVNKAAKRKKLC; from the exons ATGTCTAAGGAATTACCTGCTCCAAACCCAAGTGAATTAG ATCCACCTGTTCAACCCAAGGTTGCGAAGGACCTGGCTGGCAATTATGTGTACTATTTACCCGACAAGTCTACGACTGAGGCGACAGGGACAGCAGCGTCTTCTACCGTGAATTATTCCTTGTCTGCTCCCGTGGCGACAACACATTGTATGGAGCAAGTGATCACACTCTCCCCCGTCAAAGGAGGGGCGGCAAATGTGGTCACTATAAATTCGGGAAACATCCTCGGCCGAATTGATGCTGACACTCTTAACTCACTTAATCAGCTTTTGGATGAAGTTCCTGAAAATCAGGATTCGTCTATGAAGACTTTGAAGGAAAAGTTAAACACAGAGGATGTTTTAACAGTAGAGAGCGCAAGTTACAATTCTAATCCTTTAGTGGGTTCCGTAAGTGTAATGTCTTCCTCAGCAGGGATGCAGACCAGCATTCCATTACCTGTTGTCAGCTCTTCCACTTCATCAGTTAAACCCAGTACTCGGGACATCTCCGTCTCCAGTAATTCGCTCGGTGTAGTTAATCCTGTCGGCAGTCTCAGTGTTACTGAATTACCATCAATTACACAATCTGTGAACCAATCAAATCCCAGTATGGTGTCAGCTGACTTTTCTAATAATCAAAATGGTATTGGAACAGAATTACTATCAATTACACAATCTGTGAACCTATCTGCAGTGCCTCcagaaattgataaaattgaaCTCGGTCACAATCAAGAAAGTTTTCCAGTTCAGACAAAGAACTCGGTGTTTTCAGTTCCATCAAGCTTGACTTCGAGTATTTTGAATTCAGTTTCAGTTTCTCAAACCATTGATCAATCGTTAGTTCTGGAGTCCCCTGGAACCTCTGTGAATAACTTAACAACAGAGGCTCTGATAGTTCCTCGGGATTTTTCTGAGCCCCAGCACCAGAGCACCATCAGTCAGCTCTCTGCACATCAGTCTGTGTTACAGAATACAATATTGCCTCCATTCCACTCGATACAGTCCAACGTGGCCCTCTCCACTTATCAGCCTGTCGAAGTGTTTTCCACACCATCATCTCAGTATCAACAAAGCATTATGTCCACTCCAAAACAGGTACCTCAGGTGGATAGAAACGCAGATCAGAGACTTTCCTATGTGGacctcaatcaatcaacagGTGATAGTGTTCAACCCCCAGTGTTCCAACCGGATGGAAGATGTGTCGTCCCACAAATCCTCACGGATGTGAACATGAATAACATCCAACTGCAGCATACGGGGATCCCCACCATGTATTCAGGTGTCGATCAAGTAACTGTAAGAGATTCGACTGATACTCTTTCAGAGCAAAATAAATTCATGTCTCAGAGTGTACAAACTTATAGTAGAAATGGATATTCACATCATGTGGGACTTCCATTGCAGAGTGTATCGAACCCAGGGCCTCTGTATAATGTAAACACTGTTCCATCTACACCTCCACGTCACTCACAGGCGTACTCCTCCAATCTTTCACAATCTCTCATTCCAGTTTTGTCACCAGCGAGAAATACGTACAGGACCTCTCTTTACAAGTCGTCATCGAATGGAAGCTTTTATCGCAGCGGAAATTTCCTGTCATCTACTGCGCCAAATCCTGGACATCAGAGTCTTCAAAGGCATTCACAACCGTTCTTTTCACCCAGGCCACCGAGCGCCACCCAGACTTATGGATCAGACAATTATACGATGTATTTTCAGGGTGACGTATCGCAGACAAGCATGGCTAAAAGTGAACCCTCAAGTGGGCCGAACATTCCTCGGAAGCTAATGCCGAAGCGGCAGATGTTGCAAGTGAAAAAACATGTCAGCATGTACTGGCCTGATTTCTCCAACTACCCGGAAGTGTGCAGCTGTGACAAAATTGAAATGGGTTCCGAGATCCATATAGAGCAGATCTGGTTGCACATGCAGCAGATGTATTATCTACCACAGATACATATTCTTGTCATTGGATGTGATGAATTTGTTGGCATCTTAAGAGGCAAAAAGTATTACATTAGTGTGAGAGAGGTCATGATTCGCCTGATCCCGAAATTTCAGAAAGAGGTGCAGAGTTACTTGTCCGACATGAAGTGCGAGATGGACTTCATGACCTTGGAAGAGTTGGCTTATCTGAAGCAGAGAGGATGCATCGACTCAGACATTCACGACATAATTTCATTAGGGAGTTTACGAGAATTGTGTAGATGTCTATTAAACAGACACTCCAGATTGGATTCAGAAACTAATAAGCTAACAGAGGCCGCCACTGGTATATACTACAGAAAGATCCTGGAGAAGCATACCAGATGCTCCAAGTGCGGGGGAGCCGTCAAGTGTTGTGACAACCTAGATCGCTATGAAGCCATCGATTGCCCTGTGGGAATAACTTACAAGGAGCAAAAAATGGCGCTACTTCAAAGGGAGGTTATTGAAAGTGCATTCGGCAGGAAGACATCACTGAACAGGAGAAATCCACAGCAGACCGCCATCGAAAGTGAGAGGATCCATGTCGGACGCTTGTTAGTGGGGGGAACTCAGTTTAACACCTTTAAGATCAAAGATAAGTGCTTTATTTCCCTGAAGGAATTGGTGAATTTTAAATTCTCGACTTTACAAGTGCTTCAGAGCCGATTGGTTAATCTGCAGTCCCGCCCCCGTCCAGCCCCTTCCTGTGTGGATAAGTACTTCATCAAGAAGAACATTGCAGTTTATAACACGCTGTGGATTGACACGGTGATTGTCCGATGTATGTGTTGTTTGGGACAGcagaaaacacaaatgcccttacagaaatatttcaagtttGGAGACTATGAAGACGTTTGGGATAAAGAAATTCACGGATTGGATGATTGTGATGTGAATGGAGTAGTGTTTACACTTAATCCCAACACTGTGACCATCTCCAATAAACGGTTCATTCAGAGAATCAATCGGTCGGGACCTGTGTCACATAGAGAGACCATTACTGCGGGCCCTGGCAAAAAAATTGAAGTGAAGCCATCAACTACAACAATGAGAGCCTTACCTGAAACTGTGGTGAGAACACCAAATGGTACCGTGAAATTTGCGACCAGACCTGCGTACAGGGAGTACCAATGTAAAAGCAGAGGACCAAAcctaaagaaaatgaaaatctgTGAACGAAACTTAATGGCCAATGAGAACCGGAGTAATGATGAAGAGTCACTGGTGAAAATGTCGGGAATCGAGAGAGACGCGAACCTGGTGTGTTCTTCATTCGGTCAGAACTTGACCGATCAGATGAGAGGATTGACCAAACTGAGTCCTGAAATGGATAACACTACGGAAGAGTCCATCCTGGAGATCGCTGCTCGTGAAGCTATGCTGATGCCTGAGTACCTGAATGATTCGGATGGATTGGAGTATCCGACCTCCGTGGATTCAGTGATTCAAGCCATCGGCATGGAAGATGGACTACCCTCAGAAGAGTTTGTCATTCAAGAGATTGAGGAAGGAGGTTTAAATCTATTTGATGGAGTTCTAAGTTCTAGTATTTGCGGGGAGagtggatcaaagtttgatgataacttcacagacagacagacagataaaaACCAGATGTTGCTGGTGTCTCCAAAGAAGTCTTCACCATTTAATCAGAGGACAATAACACACTCTGCAAAGACAGAAGACCTGCCGGAGATGAAAAGAACAGAAATTAGAAAGAAAAGAGTTCCAAAACGATACGAGGAATTTTTCCAGAACAGTATACATACCGTGCTTCAGAGTAAGAATGAAAAACGGAAAGGGAACGGATCGTGTACAACAATCAAGCATAATGGTAAAACATCCAAACAGAGGAACAAAGGCACGAAAAGTCAGCAGGATGTACAGACACTTGTGAGCAGGAACGGAGTGGTGAATCCAGATAAAATGGAGAGCAGGATTCTGAATgtcataaaacattcagaaataGAGGGCATTACAAAAAAGAACCAAGAAGAAGCTTCTGTCAACCCAGTCGCTAACCATAAAATAAATGTGAAAGATGGAGATTCCAACAGCAAAGAGATGCATCTTAGTGAAAATCTGTGTGGATCTCAACAAAGCCAAAATCTAGATTTATCTGCAACTCAATGTGCTGTGGCTCCTAGTGAGAAAGTTAACGCCAGTGAAGGTGAAAATGTCCACTGTGAGGAAATAAGACCAATAGAACTGATGAATTCCAAGGAAAATTCACCGGAAGTTGTGAttgaaaacaatattgaaaGTTTGTGTTCTCCAATAAAAAAACTGGACAATGCTAGCAACACTGCCAGTCCAAATGGCAGTTCTTCTTCTCCTCTTTCAGATGAAGTGAAGTCGTCTAGATTTAAGAGAGTTTACGATAAAGTGGCAGCTTTAGAATCATCTGAAGATGAATATAGGATTCTCCATATGTTGGCAACTGTAGCTGAAGTTATGACGGAGTCGGGGGATGAACAATGCAATCAGAGTACTGGGTCAGGGGGGCAGCACGAGGAATCATGTGACCTACATACTGAAATTATTAGTGATAAGTGTGATAATGAGGATACAAATCATGTGAAAAGTCTTGATTTCATGGGAAAAGTTCCAACAGACTCATCAAATTCAGATGCTAGTTTAACAATTCAGTCTGACAATGTCACAGAGAAGGAAATATCAAGTGATGACAAAGAAAGCAGGTCATGTGACAGAGACGACCAATCAGGTGCCAGAACAGGGCTGACTGATGTGGAAGTGGATCCTGTGAAGGATACCGGTGATTCCAAAAACAGTATACCAGAATTGTATTCCACGTTAATTTCTGACGAGGAGCTTTCTGATGTTCCCCCACGTGTTCTGCCTGGGTTTGGCCCAGGTACTGACTTGTGGGAAAGGTTATCAAAATTCATTAGTTCTGTAAACCGGTATGTGGATGTAATACAGTCTCAGAGGGAGCCGGGAATCCAGAGCAGTCGGATAAGATTCCTGAAGGGAGCAGAGCAAGCTTTCCCAG GTCTCTACGGATATAATGAAATCCAGCGACGAAAAGGATTTGCCGTATTGTTAAACCGTATTTTGTATCATCAGGACGAACTTCTCAAGCAG GGTCTGGAGGACACTGTTGATAAGAGTGGTTTGGAAAAACGGAGTGCCCCAAAAAACAGTTCTGTAAACAAAGCAGCCAAAAGGAAAAAGCTCTGCTG A